A stretch of Candidatus Alcyoniella australis DNA encodes these proteins:
- the tpx gene encoding thiol peroxidase, producing the protein MDENSNAVTLNGTPMTLIGKLIQVGAQAPDFKLLDNDMQQVGLDAITGKTLIISVVPSLDTPVCDMQTRTFNKAAVELGADVEILTISMDLPFAQKRWCGAAGVEAVRTLSDHRYASFGEAYGLLIGELRLLARAVIVVDEQRVVRYVQLVPEISAEPDYNEVIARVAELI; encoded by the coding sequence ATGGATGAAAATTCAAACGCGGTGACGCTCAACGGCACGCCAATGACGCTGATCGGAAAGCTGATCCAGGTCGGAGCGCAGGCGCCCGATTTTAAATTGCTCGACAACGATATGCAGCAGGTCGGCCTTGATGCGATCACCGGCAAGACCTTGATCATCTCGGTTGTGCCCTCATTGGACACCCCGGTGTGCGACATGCAGACGCGTACGTTCAACAAAGCGGCAGTCGAACTGGGGGCGGATGTGGAGATTCTCACGATAAGTATGGACCTGCCGTTTGCTCAGAAACGCTGGTGCGGCGCAGCCGGAGTCGAGGCCGTACGAACGCTGTCGGATCACCGATACGCGTCGTTCGGCGAGGCTTACGGTCTGCTGATCGGGGAATTGCGGCTGCTGGCCAGAGCGGTAATCGTGGTCGACGAGCAACGGGTAGTGCGCTACGTGCAGCTCGTGCCGGAGATCTCCGCGGAACCCGATTACAACGAGGTTATCGCACGGGTGGCCGAGTTGATCTGA
- the mutM gene encoding bifunctional DNA-formamidopyrimidine glycosylase/DNA-(apurinic or apyrimidinic site) lyase produces MPELPEVETIVRQLGPLVIGRRLKRVQILDPKLESPDLAAAKGKIENIFRAGKQIVIELKHRGAEQWLCVHLRMTGRLLFQRQVDQRPRAILELDHGNLIFSDTRRFGTITMHRSLDELLPNALDPLDHGFTPFALAKLLSGSTQPLKVWLMRQDRLVGLGNIYASEILHRAKLSPFAPAGSLNRAQVRRLHNATRRVLIWAIDCCGTTFSDFQDARGEQGTFQQRLAVYGRESRTCKRCGAAIKRSVQAQRSTFYCPDCQS; encoded by the coding sequence ATGCCTGAATTACCCGAAGTCGAAACCATTGTCAGACAGCTTGGTCCATTGGTGATCGGCCGACGACTTAAACGCGTGCAGATCCTCGATCCCAAACTGGAGAGCCCGGACCTGGCAGCGGCTAAGGGGAAGATTGAGAATATCTTTCGCGCGGGAAAACAAATCGTCATCGAGCTTAAGCATCGCGGAGCCGAGCAATGGCTGTGCGTTCATCTGCGGATGACCGGAAGACTGTTGTTCCAAAGACAAGTCGATCAACGGCCGCGGGCGATCCTCGAGCTCGACCACGGTAATCTTATCTTTTCCGACACCAGGCGCTTTGGCACGATCACCATGCACCGATCGCTTGATGAGCTGCTGCCAAACGCCTTGGATCCGCTGGACCATGGGTTCACGCCTTTTGCGCTGGCCAAGCTGCTATCTGGCAGCACACAGCCGCTCAAGGTCTGGCTGATGCGCCAAGATCGGCTGGTCGGCCTGGGAAACATCTACGCCTCGGAGATTTTGCATCGCGCCAAGCTCAGCCCGTTCGCGCCCGCCGGCTCCCTTAATCGCGCGCAGGTGCGGCGACTGCACAATGCAACGCGCCGCGTATTAATCTGGGCCATCGATTGTTGCGGCACGACCTTTTCCGATTTTCAGGACGCACGTGGAGAGCAGGGGACTTTTCAGCAACGCCTTGCTGTTTACGGCCGCGAGTCCCGGACCTGCAAGCGTTGCGGCGCTGCCATTAAGCGTAGCGTCCAGGCCCAGCGCAGCACCTTCTACTGCCCGGACTGCCAAAGCTGA
- a CDS encoding CaiB/BaiF CoA-transferase family protein, which produces MGPLRGVRVLDLTRLLPGPFATTILANLGAQVLKVEPPDGGDYARWMPPLNSEQGTFFASLNHNKRSITLNLKNPDAQKIYWRLIQQYDVVVEQFRPGVMQRLGIGYEQARERFPQVIYVSLSGYGQDGPHRQRAGHDLNYIALAGVLGISGSIEGMPTVPGVQLADISGAIYAALGALAAVVQRQSSAQGDHVDVSLAESALSLVSPYLDEAYLRQQAPGPGDMMLNGLHPCYNIYRTADDRFMALGALEPKFFRPFVELVNRPDLADDGMATGERAEQVKAELQAIFSSRTQDEWIELLRDHDVCCEPVLDLKQVPTHELWSGRQAISSIEHPSEGTLHGAYGAVRFASHQRPSIAPSPSLGEHTDQVLAQLGFEPEQIAKLRQDGAI; this is translated from the coding sequence ATGGGACCATTGCGCGGCGTAAGGGTGCTCGATCTGACCCGGCTGCTGCCCGGGCCCTTTGCCACGACGATTTTGGCCAACCTCGGAGCGCAAGTGCTCAAGGTCGAGCCGCCGGACGGCGGGGATTACGCCCGCTGGATGCCGCCGCTCAACAGCGAGCAAGGCACGTTCTTCGCCTCGCTGAATCACAACAAACGTTCGATCACGCTGAACTTAAAGAATCCCGACGCCCAGAAGATCTATTGGAGGCTGATCCAGCAGTATGACGTGGTGGTCGAGCAGTTCCGTCCCGGCGTGATGCAGCGGTTGGGAATCGGCTACGAGCAGGCACGCGAGCGATTTCCCCAAGTGATCTACGTCTCGCTCTCGGGCTATGGTCAGGACGGACCGCATCGTCAACGGGCCGGGCACGACCTGAACTACATCGCTCTGGCCGGTGTGTTGGGAATCAGCGGCAGCATCGAGGGTATGCCAACCGTGCCCGGTGTGCAGCTCGCCGATATCAGCGGAGCGATTTACGCCGCACTGGGAGCTCTGGCTGCGGTCGTGCAGCGCCAGAGCAGTGCTCAGGGCGATCACGTGGACGTCTCGCTGGCCGAATCGGCCCTGAGCCTGGTCTCGCCCTACCTCGACGAGGCTTATTTGCGGCAGCAGGCTCCGGGGCCCGGAGATATGATGCTCAACGGATTGCACCCTTGTTACAACATCTATCGCACGGCCGACGACAGATTCATGGCCCTGGGCGCGCTCGAGCCAAAATTCTTCAGGCCGTTCGTCGAGCTGGTAAATCGACCGGACTTGGCAGACGACGGAATGGCCACCGGTGAACGTGCCGAACAGGTCAAGGCCGAATTGCAGGCGATCTTTTCCAGTCGAACCCAGGACGAGTGGATCGAGCTGTTGCGCGACCACGACGTTTGCTGCGAGCCGGTACTCGATCTCAAGCAGGTCCCGACCCATGAACTTTGGTCAGGCCGCCAAGCGATCAGCAGCATTGAGCATCCTAGCGAGGGAACGCTGCATGGCGCCTACGGCGCGGTCCGCTTTGCCTCCCATCAACGCCCGTCGATCGCGCCCTCTCCGTCTCTTGGAGAGCATACCGACCAGGTGCTGGCCCAGCTGGGATTTGAGCCGGAGCAGATCGCCAAGCTGCGGCAGGATGGCGCGATTTAG
- a CDS encoding enoyl-CoA hydratase/isomerase family protein — METIRIERKGDICHVILDRPDKRNAMNSVMWEELGTAADELNAMEGVRCGILRGEGKSFCAGIDLSLENNELLSLMQEQNKATLTRGMWDLIRRYRSSYEKMSNIPFPLIGALHGHVLGSGFELSLVADFRIAARGTLFAIPEVKLGMQPDMGGCARLAKLIGQPQARRLVYTGEQIDTDEAERIGLVQIVVEPDELMDKAEAMAAQIAANAPLAVQSAKKVFLRSMDMPLSAALEYESVTASTVIIAEDPFEAFAAKLERRDPVFKGK; from the coding sequence ATGGAAACAATTCGCATCGAGCGCAAGGGCGATATCTGCCACGTGATCCTCGATCGACCTGACAAACGCAACGCGATGAACTCGGTGATGTGGGAAGAATTAGGCACGGCTGCCGACGAGCTCAATGCGATGGAGGGCGTACGTTGCGGGATCCTGCGCGGCGAGGGCAAGAGCTTTTGCGCGGGGATCGACCTCTCGCTGGAAAACAACGAGCTGCTATCGCTGATGCAGGAGCAAAATAAAGCCACGTTGACGCGGGGGATGTGGGACCTGATTCGACGCTATCGGTCGTCGTACGAGAAAATGTCCAACATACCGTTCCCGCTGATCGGCGCGCTTCACGGCCACGTTTTAGGCTCGGGATTCGAGCTGAGCCTGGTGGCCGATTTCCGCATCGCGGCCAGGGGCACGCTGTTCGCGATCCCCGAGGTCAAACTGGGGATGCAGCCGGACATGGGAGGCTGTGCGCGTCTGGCCAAGTTGATCGGCCAACCGCAAGCACGAAGACTGGTCTATACCGGCGAGCAGATCGACACTGACGAGGCGGAGCGCATCGGTCTGGTGCAGATCGTGGTCGAGCCCGACGAGCTGATGGACAAAGCCGAAGCAATGGCCGCGCAAATTGCAGCCAACGCGCCGCTGGCCGTGCAGTCGGCCAAAAAGGTCTTTTTGCGTTCGATGGACATGCCGCTGTCCGCAGCGTTGGAATACGAGTCGGTGACCGCGTCCACGGTGATCATCGCCGAGGATCCATTCGAGGCCTTTGCCGCAAAGCTCGAGAGGCGCGACCCGGTATTCAAGGGTAAGTAA